The segment TAACGAGTTAATTCCCTCACCTGTCAAAAAAGTCGCATCAGACCATGAATTACCGATTTGGCAACCCCAGCGAATCAAAAAAGACCCCGAAACGATCGCTAAATTACAGCAAGCTCAAGCCGATGCCTTTGTGGTAGTAGCCTACGGGCAAATTCTCTCTCAAGAAATCCTCGATCTGCCCAAACTCGGCTGCATCAACGTTCACGGTTCGATTTTGCCCGAATACCGAGGTGCTGCCCCCATTCAATGGTGCCTTTATCATGGCAAAACAAAAACAGGCATCACCACTATGCTGATGGATGCTGGTATGGATACTGGTGCCATGCTGTTCAAGGCTTATAGAGAAATCGGATTATTAGACAACGCCGAAGATTTAGCCGCCAGCTTATCGGAATTAGGGGCAAACTTATTAATCGAGACACTCATCAAATTAGAACGCCAAGAAATAGAACCAATTCCGCAAGATTCCGCCGTGGCTACTTACGCGCCTCTGATTAAAAAAGAAAATTACTATCTGGATTGGTCAAAGCCAGCCATCCAACTGCATAACCAAGTACGGGGATTTTATCCCAACTCAGCCGCTATATTTCGGGGAAATCCGCTCAAAATTAGCGCAACAGTACCCCTTAGCCCGGATTATTGGCCGCATCTGCCCCCGGAATTGAAAGTGCTAGAACAGAGTTGGCCTTCTCTATCTTCCCTGTCTGGAAATATTGGAGAAGTCGTTAAAATTGCCAAGGGGATTGGCCCGATCGTACAAACTGGCGACGGACTTCTGCTACTACGAGAAGTGCAGATGGCTGGTAAGCGCCTGCAATCGGGAGCGGATTTTGCTAATGGCAGTCGTTTAGAAATAGGCGAAATATTGGGAAACGGTCAGTAGTTAGGGCTTGCTTAGGATGATTGTTCGTAATAGCGACATCGATCGCATGGCCCCTCTGGATTAACAGCACAGCGAAGGATTTCAGAACGTGCATTGAAGCGACAACTAGCATCTCCCAGCACCCATCGTCCTTCTACCAAACTTTTTTCTGTCGGACGGGGTGCAGATTGCACGTATAGGGCGACGTTCTGTAATCGATAACGACCAGACCTTAGCTGATAGCGGTGGCGACGTTCCAGAACAGCATAAGTTTTGCCTTCGAGATCCAAATAGTTACCGGGTTGTGGTGTCCAGTCAAGGTTTACTTTACCAAGGGACTGACGCGGATGCGTCAGAATCACCTCAGTCGGTAGTGAATCTGACTCCATAACTCTCCAAAGATGTGTTGGGTACTACATCTTTTAAGGTATCGCGATATTTACAAAAAGCTACCAACGATATCAATTTCCTTTTGTGTTATATCTATCATGCCCGGTATTATTGGTTGCCTGACAAACATCGCTTTCTTATCTGCTTTTATCCCACATCCCGCACTCTGAACTGTCACGATCGTAAATTATCATTTTTTGAATTCAAAATTAAAAATTCAAAATGCTTGCATTAAGAAGAAGATTTATTTTGAATATATTAATTCTGGGTACAAGTTCCCACTGAACGGAAGTTTTGTATTGATTTGACACTACTTTGGGTTAACAATCTCCCGTTATGCGTTAGCTTAACGGGAGATTATTGATAATTCACAATGAAATGACCGACACCTTTGAAACTACAAAATACGATGTTTGAGCCAAAAGGATAGAAGTGGTAATGCCACTCGATACCCTGCTTTAGCTCCATAAATTAATCCTTTTTGTTCCAATCCTGTCAGAGCGCCCTGAAAACCACCACCTCTGGAAAACTGGTGTTTCTGAAGATAGGGGCGTGAATGAGGACTATCAGTGGGATCGATCGCTAAACTCTCCAGTACTCGTGCCTGAATGGGAGGCAGGAGTAACAGGAGAGATTCAAAGGTAACAGACAAATCCTCGACCAATCGTAACGTGCTGCAATGTACGTGATGAAGTTGGATCGATTGTGGGTAAAATTGAGGCGAAAAACTGATTTCTTCATGTTGATAAAAAGAACGATGGTCGCTCCAAATTCGCCGCGCCAGAGCGATCGCATCTCCAATATGTCCTTGTGAATAGTCCAAAAACAATTTCAAGGCATCCACTTCAAACTTTAAGCCTGCTGCTGCCATTGCTTCCACAACCCAAGTTTCTATTTCCCGATCCTGCACGGGAAGCAAGGAGACAAGTTCAACCGAGCTATCCTCCACCCAATCTTCTGGCGTCGTCGCTAAAACAACGTAGCTGACTCGGTTTTGCCGTTGAATTTCTTGTCGCAAATACGATTCCCACTCACCTGTCCGATCCCAAGAGCGAATATGGGGAAAATTCTGAAAGACAAACACTACCCGACAGCTTAACTGTTCTGCCATCATCTGGGGTAATTTCAACAAGGCTTGCAGAATCAGCCATTCATCACTGCGGGGAACCTGCCAAACCAAGCGGGGTTGATGTGTGGTTGGTTGCTCTAATTGCAACGGATAGGCAGCAATCCACTGCTGGATCGAAGTTCGTTCTTCCGATGTGCCAAAGATGTGCAGAATCCCGGAAGCCATCAACTCTAAAAAGCGAGAAGAAGTGGTGGCTCGCAGACAGTCGATCTCCAAAACTCTGGCTCCAATTTGCTGCGCCCCATAGCGAATCAACGATCGCCGTCCGCTTCCCGTCACGCCTGTCAGCATCAAATCTCGGTCAGCTGCCAAAATTTCACGGATTTGTTCTAGCTCACTCTGCCTGCCAATCAACCCCTGCGGCTTAAAAACATCGTTTATCACGATCGACTAATCCTCCTCACTTTTAACCAACCTGAACTGAGAAACCATCTACTTTTCTCTAACAACCCCAAAAGAATTTTCAATGCACCCATGCTTGTACTAGAAAATAGTGCAATGTAATAATGAAAGAACTAATTTTTAGTGCAATTCATTTTACCCATGTCTGCTAACCTACCGCATCCTCAAA is part of the Leptolyngbyaceae cyanobacterium genome and harbors:
- the fmt gene encoding methionyl-tRNA formyltransferase, whose amino-acid sequence is MKIIFFGTPQFAVPTLERLLNDRKFEVLAVVTQPDKRRGRGNELIPSPVKKVASDHELPIWQPQRIKKDPETIAKLQQAQADAFVVVAYGQILSQEILDLPKLGCINVHGSILPEYRGAAPIQWCLYHGKTKTGITTMLMDAGMDTGAMLFKAYREIGLLDNAEDLAASLSELGANLLIETLIKLERQEIEPIPQDSAVATYAPLIKKENYYLDWSKPAIQLHNQVRGFYPNSAAIFRGNPLKISATVPLSPDYWPHLPPELKVLEQSWPSLSSLSGNIGEVVKIAKGIGPIVQTGDGLLLLREVQMAGKRLQSGADFANGSRLEIGEILGNGQ
- a CDS encoding DUF6464 family protein — encoded protein: MESDSLPTEVILTHPRQSLGKVNLDWTPQPGNYLDLEGKTYAVLERRHRYQLRSGRYRLQNVALYVQSAPRPTEKSLVEGRWVLGDASCRFNARSEILRCAVNPEGPCDRCRYYEQSS
- a CDS encoding ATP-binding protein; translation: MINDVFKPQGLIGRQSELEQIREILAADRDLMLTGVTGSGRRSLIRYGAQQIGARVLEIDCLRATTSSRFLELMASGILHIFGTSEERTSIQQWIAAYPLQLEQPTTHQPRLVWQVPRSDEWLILQALLKLPQMMAEQLSCRVVFVFQNFPHIRSWDRTGEWESYLRQEIQRQNRVSYVVLATTPEDWVEDSSVELVSLLPVQDREIETWVVEAMAAAGLKFEVDALKLFLDYSQGHIGDAIALARRIWSDHRSFYQHEEISFSPQFYPQSIQLHHVHCSTLRLVEDLSVTFESLLLLLPPIQARVLESLAIDPTDSPHSRPYLQKHQFSRGGGFQGALTGLEQKGLIYGAKAGYRVALPLLSFWLKHRIL